From the Bacteroidota bacterium genome, one window contains:
- a CDS encoding leucyl aminopeptidase — protein MQTTILTTSSVKAGDSLILLLDDNGNIPSGILSKEEADFVKKELKAERKTIIINQYKRLVILFQPDYKKDSTRLLEACRKAGDSFLGSINKQKLSRVVIQDLAGNSATTLAVAEGMALGNYQFLKYRKEKKKEQNSLHEIAIKSRAVRDHHAQELQYVVDAVCKARTLVNEPLSGLSATQLASEFVKLGKEAKFKVQVLGKSRIKALKMGGLLAVNKGSVAPPTFTIMEYKPRNAKNKKPYILIGKGVVYDTGGLSLKPTPNSMDYMKSDMAGAAAVGCALYAIAKSKLPVHVIALVPATDNRPGGEAYTPGDVVTMMSGHTVEVLNTDAEGRMILADALHFAKKYKPELVMDFATLTGAAAAAVGPYGIVCMGTAEERMRSKLRDSGNAVYERLAEFPYWDEYDDLIRSDIADMKNIGGPIAGAITAGKFLQRYTDYPWMHFDIAGPSFVHSPSSYRGKNGTGVGVRFLYEFFKNL, from the coding sequence ATGCAGACTACCATCCTGACTACTTCATCCGTTAAAGCCGGGGACTCCCTGATTTTACTCCTGGATGACAATGGAAATATCCCTTCCGGAATTTTATCGAAAGAAGAAGCTGATTTTGTTAAAAAAGAGCTGAAAGCCGAACGTAAAACCATCATCATCAACCAGTACAAACGTCTGGTGATTTTGTTTCAGCCTGATTATAAGAAGGATTCAACCCGTTTGCTTGAAGCATGCCGCAAGGCTGGCGATAGTTTTCTGGGAAGTATTAACAAACAGAAATTATCCCGTGTGGTGATCCAGGATCTCGCCGGAAACTCCGCAACGACTCTGGCAGTCGCTGAAGGAATGGCTCTTGGCAATTACCAGTTCCTGAAATACAGAAAAGAGAAGAAAAAAGAGCAGAATTCATTGCATGAAATCGCGATCAAAAGCAGAGCGGTTCGTGATCATCATGCTCAGGAATTGCAATATGTTGTGGATGCGGTTTGCAAGGCAAGAACCCTTGTGAACGAACCACTGTCCGGACTTTCAGCTACTCAATTGGCTTCCGAATTCGTAAAACTTGGAAAAGAAGCAAAATTCAAGGTTCAGGTTTTGGGAAAATCAAGGATCAAAGCCTTGAAAATGGGTGGATTACTGGCAGTAAACAAAGGAAGTGTCGCTCCTCCAACGTTCACGATCATGGAATACAAGCCCCGTAACGCGAAAAATAAAAAGCCATATATTCTCATTGGTAAAGGTGTTGTGTACGATACAGGTGGATTAAGCCTGAAGCCTACTCCCAACTCCATGGATTACATGAAAAGTGATATGGCCGGCGCCGCTGCTGTTGGTTGCGCACTTTACGCGATCGCGAAATCAAAATTGCCTGTTCATGTGATCGCATTGGTTCCTGCCACTGATAACAGGCCCGGAGGCGAAGCATACACACCCGGCGATGTAGTGACGATGATGAGCGGTCATACTGTTGAAGTATTGAATACTGATGCGGAAGGAAGAATGATCCTTGCCGATGCATTGCATTTTGCAAAAAAATACAAACCCGAACTAGTCATGGATTTCGCGACACTCACCGGTGCCGCGGCCGCTGCAGTCGGACCATACGGAATCGTTTGCATGGGTACTGCTGAAGAAAGAATGCGTTCGAAGTTACGTGACAGCGGAAATGCTGTGTATGAACGTCTGGCTGAATTTCCATACTGGGATGAATACGATGATCTGATCCGCAGCGACATTGCTGATATGAAAAATATTGGTGGTCCGATTGCCGGAGCCATCACAGCAGGAAAATTCCTTCAGCGTTATACCGATTACCCCTGGATGCATTTTGATATCGCAGGTCCTTCCTTTGTTCACTCCCCCAGCAGTTACAGGGGCAAAAATGGAACAGGTGTTGGGGTGAGGTTCTTGTATGAGTTTTTTAAAAACCTTTAG
- the pdxA gene encoding 4-hydroxythreonine-4-phosphate dehydrogenase PdxA, translating to MSHPEQEGRIKVGITCGDVNGIGLEVVMKTFLDNRMHQVCTPVIYASNKLVSLQRKLLNLTEFQYQTVKSSNEVILRKTNVVNCWEEEIAVEWGKPTELSGMHAFKSLEAATQDLRDKKIDVLVTAPINKHTIQNKDFNFQGHTEYLSAKFDSPDYLMFLVSETLRVAVVSGHIPVKEVASHLSIEKIMKKLQLMNKSLKRDFGFRKPRIAVLGLNPHAGDNGLIGVEEKDIIQPAVKKAFDEGLFVYGPYSADGFFGSGSFRKFDAVLAMYHDQGLVPFKTISFSTGVNYTAGLPVIRTSPDHGTAYDIAGKGTANEDSLRDAIYTAIDILKKREEYDEATANPLAFSKQTRDQ from the coding sequence ATGAGTCATCCAGAACAAGAAGGACGAATTAAAGTTGGGATAACCTGTGGCGATGTAAACGGCATCGGCCTGGAGGTTGTCATGAAAACTTTTCTTGATAACCGCATGCATCAGGTTTGCACTCCGGTAATTTATGCTAGCAACAAACTGGTTTCCCTTCAACGAAAACTTCTCAACCTTACCGAATTTCAATACCAGACTGTAAAAAGCAGCAATGAAGTTATTTTACGTAAGACGAATGTTGTCAATTGCTGGGAAGAAGAGATCGCAGTAGAATGGGGCAAACCCACGGAGCTTTCCGGAATGCACGCATTCAAATCACTTGAAGCGGCAACACAGGATTTGAGAGATAAAAAAATTGATGTCCTTGTTACGGCGCCGATTAACAAACACACCATTCAGAATAAAGATTTCAATTTCCAGGGACATACAGAATATCTGAGCGCGAAATTTGATTCGCCGGATTACCTGATGTTTCTGGTGAGTGAAACGTTACGTGTTGCGGTTGTATCCGGACACATTCCTGTAAAAGAAGTCGCTTCACATTTGTCGATTGAAAAAATCATGAAGAAACTTCAACTGATGAATAAATCCCTCAAACGTGATTTCGGTTTTCGTAAACCAAGAATCGCCGTGTTGGGATTGAATCCACATGCCGGAGACAATGGACTGATTGGTGTGGAAGAAAAAGACATCATTCAACCGGCAGTGAAAAAAGCTTTTGACGAAGGACTCTTTGTGTATGGCCCCTACTCTGCTGATGGATTTTTTGGTTCCGGTTCTTTCCGGAAATTTGACGCGGTACTGGCGATGTATCACGATCAGGGACTGGTTCCGTTCAAGACGATCAGTTTTTCTACAGGTGTGAATTATACAGCCGGACTTCCGGTCATTCGTACTTCTCCGGATCACGGGACAGCCTATGATATTGCCGGCAAAGGAACGGCGAATGAAGATTCACTGCGCGACGCGATTTATACCGCGATTGATATTCTGAAAAAACGTGAAGAGTATGATGAAGCCACAGCAAATCCGCTTGCTTTTTCTAAACAAACACGTGATCAGTAA
- a CDS encoding carboxylesterase family protein: protein MFKSTFLAFLLLSVCMISSAQRFTYCGSARYDTEVFSTVKLTSNITYGSNVDNTGATTTLTMDIYEPDSDTVAVRPLIVWAHGGSFMGGTKNDGDVTSLCNHFAKRGYVCISINYRLGISIPPNQTGATQAVYRAVQDMKAAIRFMRKDAATSNVYKVDTNFIVAAGSSAGAFTALHLAYLDDVSELPAQIDTTVLGGMEGNSGNPGYSSQVNAVVNLCGALGNKTWLHPGDEPLCSMHGTNDNVVPYATAMLYLLNIWSIMVVDGSYSVNDYANTIGLDNVMYTYYGQDHVPYAGSLAYMDTTVRFVSNFLYEQLGCTPTDPLPLPNTFPSTGVASSVSVGSDLSVYPNPALNQFTVELQNKVDRMLEVRIINSTGQIIQSIHVDQNKISIPVNETAAGIYLIQVIGEKNNYLSRISLH, encoded by the coding sequence ATGTTCAAATCTACATTCCTTGCTTTCTTGTTATTATCTGTCTGCATGATCTCATCAGCACAGCGCTTCACCTATTGTGGATCCGCCAGGTATGACACAGAAGTTTTTTCAACAGTAAAACTTACATCCAATATCACCTATGGTTCCAATGTGGATAATACCGGCGCAACCACCACACTGACTATGGATATTTACGAACCGGATTCAGACACGGTGGCTGTGAGACCCCTGATCGTTTGGGCGCATGGTGGAAGTTTTATGGGTGGAACAAAAAATGACGGAGATGTTACCAGTTTGTGTAATCACTTTGCTAAGCGCGGTTATGTTTGTATTTCGATTAATTATCGTTTAGGCATCAGTATTCCCCCAAACCAGACCGGCGCGACACAAGCTGTTTACCGCGCTGTACAGGACATGAAAGCGGCTATTCGATTCATGAGAAAAGACGCGGCAACTAGCAATGTCTATAAAGTAGATACGAATTTTATTGTCGCGGCAGGAAGTTCCGCCGGCGCGTTTACCGCATTGCATCTCGCTTATCTGGATGATGTGAGTGAATTGCCCGCGCAAATTGACACAACGGTTTTGGGCGGAATGGAAGGCAATAGCGGTAATCCCGGTTATTCATCACAAGTCAACGCCGTCGTGAATTTATGCGGAGCTCTGGGAAATAAAACCTGGCTGCATCCCGGCGACGAGCCGCTTTGTAGTATGCATGGTACCAATGACAATGTGGTTCCTTATGCTACCGCTATGTTGTATCTGTTGAATATCTGGTCCATCATGGTAGTTGATGGCAGTTATTCAGTCAATGATTACGCGAATACTATTGGTCTGGACAATGTGATGTATACCTATTACGGACAGGATCACGTTCCTTATGCAGGGAGTCTCGCTTACATGGATACAACAGTACGTTTCGTAAGTAATTTTCTCTACGAACAACTCGGTTGTACACCTACAGATCCATTGCCATTGCCAAATACATTCCCAAGTACAGGTGTCGCATCTTCCGTATCAGTTGGATCTGATCTTTCCGTTTATCCAAATCCTGCTTTGAATCAATTTACAGTTGAATTGCAAAACAAAGTGGATCGGATGCTGGAAGTAAGAATCATCAATTCAACAGGACAAATCATTCAGTCCATTCATGTTGATCAGAATAAAATTTCAATTCCCGTTAATGAAACAGCGGCAGGAATATATCTGATTCAGGTTATCGGAGAAAAGAATAATTATCTAAGCCGGATCAGCTTACATTAA
- a CDS encoding T9SS type A sorting domain-containing protein translates to MRKPLLTLLLVVGLSAMSGTLFAQRFVSEVFSSVNVTPNITYGQNISFLTGTADTIDLKADVYEPVGDTMGARPTVIMIHTGSFLPIFYNGQATGIKTDSTITEMCRQFARRGYTAIAMDYRLGWNPAALGSAGQDIRTGTLLQAVYRALQDVKACVRYFRNDANNTNTYHIDETQFILGGAGSGGYVAMAYVTLNNTGQISLPKFLAATTNASYGFTAGQSYINQAIWGDFDGYGGAPGYNLGTNTPGVDNSVSFVFNMGGALGDSSWLQAGPNVPIIAFHVVNDPFAPYKDGPVIVPTTGDFVVDVSGSWRVVRISDSLGNNSAFQNNTWTDPYTTRANQINDGYDGLFPFEMADPPGPATGQAGPWEWYDSTTVYMTAMFGLGFTQGHCDTIWYNSLATNPDMSRNKALAYIDTIMGYLNHRVAVSLNLTTGIDNSSFIQSTLKVYPNPATDMIQIDASASKTPVRSINMYDISGRLVRSLDRLDDMKLMLDVRNLDAGAYFMNIKFDSGQVIEKITIQ, encoded by the coding sequence ATGAGAAAACCATTACTTACTTTACTTTTAGTCGTTGGCTTGTCCGCAATGAGCGGTACATTATTCGCCCAACGCTTTGTAAGTGAAGTATTCAGTTCAGTGAATGTAACTCCCAACATCACTTACGGACAGAATATTTCCTTCCTGACAGGAACAGCAGATACTATCGATCTTAAAGCCGATGTATACGAACCTGTTGGTGACACGATGGGTGCACGCCCTACAGTGATCATGATCCATACCGGTAGCTTCCTTCCGATTTTCTACAACGGACAGGCAACAGGTATTAAGACCGACAGTACTATCACAGAAATGTGCCGTCAGTTTGCACGTCGTGGTTACACGGCTATCGCAATGGATTACCGTTTGGGCTGGAACCCTGCAGCTTTGGGTTCAGCAGGACAGGATATCCGTACCGGAACTTTGTTACAGGCTGTATACCGTGCTTTGCAGGACGTAAAGGCCTGCGTACGTTATTTCCGTAACGACGCGAACAACACCAATACCTATCACATCGATGAAACCCAATTCATTCTCGGTGGAGCAGGTTCCGGTGGTTATGTTGCGATGGCTTATGTTACGCTCAACAATACAGGACAAATTTCACTTCCGAAATTCCTTGCGGCAACAACCAATGCATCTTATGGCTTTACTGCCGGTCAATCTTATATCAACCAGGCTATCTGGGGTGATTTCGATGGTTATGGCGGTGCTCCTGGTTACAACCTGGGTACTAACACTCCCGGAGTTGACAACAGCGTATCATTCGTGTTCAACATGGGTGGTGCATTGGGTGACAGTTCATGGTTACAAGCCGGACCAAATGTTCCGATCATAGCTTTCCACGTCGTGAATGATCCATTCGCTCCGTATAAAGATGGTCCGGTTATCGTTCCAACAACCGGCGACTTTGTGGTTGATGTAAGCGGTAGCTGGCGTGTGGTGCGTATTTCCGATTCACTGGGTAATAACTCCGCTTTCCAAAACAATACATGGACAGATCCTTACACAACACGTGCAAATCAGATTAACGATGGCTATGATGGTTTGTTCCCATTTGAAATGGCTGACCCTCCGGGCCCTGCAACAGGACAAGCTGGTCCTTGGGAATGGTATGATTCAACAACTGTGTACATGACTGCAATGTTCGGTCTTGGTTTTACTCAGGGTCATTGCGATACTATCTGGTACAATTCACTTGCTACCAATCCTGACATGAGCCGTAACAAAGCGCTTGCTTACATTGATACCATCATGGGTTATCTGAATCATCGTGTTGCAGTATCATTGAACCTGACAACAGGAATCGATAATTCATCTTTCATTCAAAGTACTTTGAAGGTGTATCCGAATCCTGCTACAGACATGATCCAGATTGATGCATCTGCTTCGAAGACTCCGGTTCGCAGTATCAATATGTATGATATTTCAGGTCGCCTGGTTCGTTCACTCGATCGACTGGATGACATGAAACTCATGCTTGATGTCCGCAACCTTGACGCGGGAGCTTATTTTATGAATATCAAATTTGATAGCGGACAGGTGATTGAGAAAATCACGATCCAATAA
- a CDS encoding TonB-dependent receptor, translating to MKIHNCILIIGCFLLCSFNVLAQKISGVIRDGKTNEPIVGAIVTLKGTGIGSATDLDGKFELDVKQALPVTLVISYVGYEPQEFKVVSADKGLNVKLKSKEVELKGVEITGSRISEKQKESPLTVESMDIIAIKECAQTSFYEALGTMKGVDLTSASLGFTIVNTRGFNSTSPVRSLQIIDGVDNQAPGLNFSLGNFLGSSELDVLKVDLVAGASSAYYGPNAFNGVISMTTRSPFVKPGLEVELKTGERSLMQAAIRWAQVFKNKAGKEKFGYKLNAFYMQANDWEANNLAATPQSKNKENNPGGYDAVNRYGDEYNSQNDASAIATLRPGLGIWYRSGYEEKDIVDYGTKNLKLNAALHYKATEKTEIILSSNFGNGTTVYQGDNRYSLKDIFFYQQRLEVRQEGKFFVRMYATNEDAGNSYDAFLTALLLQDAAKSDSRWAQDYSNHWNTTYGTKVRQLPGYPTPSQYPSYTDYVNAINPWLFANYPDSMYKYHNETRAYADQTVTTAGQFPRFEPGTAAFDSAFHAITSTLYSEGGSRFYDKSALYHMHAEYKFTPKIMEITVGGNFREYRPDSRGTIFRDTGGYVIKNREFGFYAGLQKRFIGDKLKVDLTARLDKNENFNYLFSPALSGVYTINPAQIVRISLSSAIRNPTLADQYLYYNVGRALLVGNLTGFDSLVTIESMLNAFNSQNPDTLVYFNVDPIRPEEVKTVELGYRTTLFKNLYVDMVAYYSWYKKFIGYKIGASVDYVQAVNLFNLNNIYRVATNSKDRVTTRGVSIGMTYYFKKFFALNGNYSYNLLDRGGSTDPLIPAFNSPEHKYNVGFSARDLDVYLFNKVHIKNVGFNINYKWIKGFNFEGSPQFTGFVPTYDLVDAQVSYKIPKIHTTLKLGSSNLLDNRKFTVYGGPEVGRMAYFSVLVELTK from the coding sequence ATGAAAATTCACAACTGCATCCTCATTATCGGATGTTTCCTGCTCTGTTCTTTCAATGTTCTCGCTCAAAAAATCAGCGGTGTTATCCGTGATGGTAAAACCAATGAACCCATTGTAGGAGCGATCGTTACGCTCAAGGGAACCGGCATTGGAAGTGCGACCGATCTGGATGGCAAATTCGAGCTGGACGTAAAACAGGCTCTTCCTGTGACGCTGGTGATCTCCTACGTTGGTTATGAACCTCAGGAATTTAAAGTTGTCTCTGCTGATAAAGGCTTGAATGTAAAACTCAAGTCTAAAGAAGTAGAACTCAAAGGGGTTGAAATTACCGGCAGCCGGATTTCCGAGAAGCAAAAAGAATCTCCGCTTACGGTGGAATCGATGGATATCATTGCCATCAAGGAGTGCGCTCAGACCAGCTTTTACGAAGCCCTGGGAACAATGAAGGGTGTCGATCTTACCAGCGCTTCTCTTGGATTTACCATTGTCAACACCCGCGGATTCAACAGTACCTCCCCTGTACGTTCATTACAAATTATTGATGGTGTCGACAACCAGGCGCCGGGTCTGAATTTCTCCTTGGGAAATTTCCTCGGAAGTTCAGAGCTCGATGTATTGAAAGTCGATCTCGTTGCCGGGGCTAGTTCCGCATATTATGGTCCGAATGCATTCAACGGTGTAATCAGCATGACTACCCGGAGCCCTTTTGTAAAACCGGGTCTGGAAGTTGAACTCAAAACAGGTGAGCGCAGCCTCATGCAGGCGGCAATTCGCTGGGCGCAGGTGTTTAAAAACAAAGCAGGGAAAGAAAAGTTTGGTTATAAACTGAACGCGTTTTACATGCAGGCAAATGATTGGGAAGCCAATAATCTCGCCGCTACACCGCAGTCCAAGAACAAAGAAAATAATCCCGGTGGTTATGACGCGGTGAACCGTTATGGTGATGAATACAACAGCCAGAACGACGCTTCCGCGATTGCAACGCTTCGCCCGGGTCTTGGCATCTGGTACCGCAGTGGTTACGAAGAGAAAGATATTGTTGATTACGGAACAAAAAATCTGAAATTAAATGCTGCATTGCATTACAAGGCAACAGAGAAAACAGAAATAATTTTGTCTTCAAATTTTGGAAATGGTACAACTGTTTACCAGGGAGACAATCGTTATAGTCTGAAAGATATTTTCTTTTACCAGCAACGCCTTGAAGTAAGACAGGAAGGAAAATTCTTTGTGCGTATGTATGCCACAAATGAAGACGCGGGAAATTCCTACGATGCTTTTCTTACCGCATTGCTTTTGCAGGATGCCGCAAAAAGCGACAGTCGCTGGGCTCAGGATTACAGCAATCACTGGAATACAACCTATGGAACAAAAGTTCGTCAATTGCCGGGTTATCCCACTCCTTCGCAATATCCGTCTTACACAGACTATGTAAATGCAATCAATCCATGGCTGTTCGCGAACTACCCTGATTCGATGTACAAATACCACAACGAGACGCGTGCATACGCGGATCAGACTGTAACCACAGCAGGACAGTTCCCGCGTTTTGAACCGGGCACGGCGGCCTTTGATTCGGCCTTTCATGCCATTACAAGTACGCTTTATTCCGAAGGCGGATCACGCTTCTACGACAAATCAGCATTGTATCACATGCATGCGGAATACAAATTCACACCAAAGATCATGGAGATCACCGTTGGTGGAAACTTCCGTGAATACCGTCCTGATTCCAGAGGTACCATTTTCCGTGATACGGGTGGTTATGTGATCAAAAATCGCGAATTTGGATTTTATGCAGGTTTGCAAAAGCGGTTCATCGGTGATAAACTGAAAGTAGATCTCACCGCCCGTCTCGATAAAAATGAAAACTTCAATTACCTTTTTTCACCGGCTTTAAGTGGTGTGTATACCATCAATCCCGCGCAGATTGTAAGGATTTCTTTGTCCTCCGCGATCCGGAATCCTACTCTTGCTGATCAGTATTTGTATTACAATGTTGGTCGCGCATTGCTCGTTGGAAACCTCACAGGGTTTGATTCTCTCGTCACGATTGAAAGTATGCTGAATGCATTCAATTCTCAGAATCCGGACACTCTTGTGTATTTTAATGTTGATCCTATTCGTCCGGAAGAAGTGAAAACGGTTGAATTGGGTTACCGAACCACGCTTTTCAAAAATTTATATGTCGATATGGTCGCCTATTACAGCTGGTATAAAAAATTTATCGGTTATAAAATCGGAGCCTCTGTTGATTATGTACAGGCTGTTAATTTGTTTAACCTGAATAATATTTATCGTGTCGCCACCAATTCAAAAGATCGGGTTACGACCCGTGGAGTTTCCATCGGCATGACCTATTACTTCAAAAAGTTTTTTGCTCTCAACGGGAATTATTCCTACAACCTTTTGGACCGCGGAGGTTCAACAGATCCTTTGATTCCTGCATTCAATTCACCGGAGCATAAATACAATGTCGGATTCAGTGCACGTGATCTGGATGTTTATCTTTTCAATAAAGTCCATATCAAAAATGTTGGGTTTAACATCAATTACAAATGGATAAAAGGCTTCAATTTTGAAGGATCGCCTCAATTCACCGGATTTGTTCCAACATACGATTTGGTAGATGCCCAGGTGTCCTACAAAATCCCTAAAATTCACACGACGCTCAAGCTTGGCAGTTCAAATCTGCTCGACAATCGAAAATTCACTGTTTATGGTGGTCCTGAAGTCGGCAGAATGGCTTATTTTTCTGTGTTGGTGGAATTGACCAAATAA